A portion of the Blastopirellula sediminis genome contains these proteins:
- the rbsK gene encoding ribokinase, with the protein MRDTLAPPRVVVVGSINMDLVVRCAHFPQPGETIAARSLQEVSGGKGANQAVSAACAGGNVSMIGRVGDDAFGGRLIQGLKNFGVNCDSVQPTANCESGLALISVEDSGQNAIMIVAGANGRLSADDIETFRQLIQTSDAVLLQLETPLATVLRVIEIARECETRVILDPAPAPTVCPDELLQVDLICPNEQEAAQLSGLPVESLEQIELAARSLYQRGARHVVITLGAQGAYLYDDQGGRLIPAFATTVVDTTAAGDAFVGALAIRWIETDDLEEAIRFGNAAGSIAATRLGAQPSMGSRTEIEQLWKSLT; encoded by the coding sequence ATGCGCGATACGCTCGCTCCTCCCCGAGTCGTCGTCGTCGGTTCGATCAACATGGATCTGGTCGTCAGGTGCGCACATTTCCCCCAGCCCGGCGAAACGATCGCCGCTCGTTCCTTGCAAGAGGTTTCCGGCGGCAAAGGCGCCAACCAGGCGGTCTCGGCCGCCTGTGCTGGCGGGAACGTTTCGATGATTGGGCGCGTTGGGGACGACGCGTTTGGCGGACGGCTGATTCAGGGGCTGAAGAATTTCGGCGTCAATTGCGACTCGGTCCAGCCAACCGCCAACTGCGAAAGCGGGCTGGCTCTGATCAGCGTCGAAGATAGCGGTCAGAATGCGATCATGATCGTCGCCGGAGCCAATGGACGTCTGTCGGCCGACGATATCGAAACCTTTCGGCAGTTGATTCAAACCAGCGACGCCGTCCTGCTGCAATTGGAGACGCCGCTCGCGACGGTCCTGCGCGTCATCGAGATTGCACGCGAGTGCGAGACGCGCGTCATCCTCGACCCCGCTCCGGCGCCAACCGTTTGTCCCGACGAACTGCTGCAGGTCGACCTGATTTGCCCGAATGAACAGGAAGCGGCTCAATTGTCGGGCCTGCCGGTCGAGTCGCTCGAGCAAATCGAGCTCGCCGCCAGATCGCTTTATCAACGTGGCGCCAGGCATGTCGTGATCACCCTCGGCGCGCAAGGCGCCTACCTCTACGACGATCAGGGAGGCCGCTTGATTCCGGCCTTCGCAACGACCGTCGTCGACACAACCGCCGCCGGCGACGCGTTCGTCGGCGCCCTGGCGATTCGCTGGATTGAGACCGACGACCTGGAAGAAGCGATTCGCTTTGGAAACGCCGCCGGCTCGATTGCCGCGACACGACTTGGCGCCCAACCAAGCATGGGCTCACGCACCGAAATCGAACAACTTTGGAAATCCCTGACATGA
- a CDS encoding nucleoside hydrolase, with translation MKRLFISAVMCLFVPAVLAAEETHQPIPVIFDTDIGNDCDDVLALAMLHALESRGECKLLAVTITKDHELAAPFTDCVNTFYGRGDIPIGVCRSGVTPEAGKFNVLAAAEENGHFRFPHDLKSGKTAPDAVAILRKALVDAEDGSVVICQVGFSTNLANLIDSPADDISPLSGKELVEKKVRLLSVMAAAFTDIPDHKTGEPKRYREYNVFKDIPSARRLFSNWPTPILWSGFEIGLNLTYPYDSIVHDFDYVEHHPVAESYNLYITPPHNRPTWDLTSVLVAIRPEHRYFDLSPAGRVTIEEDGYSTFEPMENGRDRYLILRDDQKARATEALTLLSSEPPHNATSPSSDKR, from the coding sequence ATGAAACGGCTTTTCATTTCCGCCGTAATGTGCCTCTTCGTCCCCGCGGTTCTCGCCGCGGAGGAAACGCATCAACCGATTCCGGTCATTTTCGACACCGATATTGGCAACGATTGCGACGACGTGTTGGCGCTCGCCATGCTGCACGCCCTCGAGTCGCGCGGCGAATGCAAACTGCTCGCGGTAACCATCACCAAAGACCATGAACTGGCCGCCCCGTTCACCGATTGCGTGAACACGTTCTACGGCCGAGGAGACATTCCGATCGGCGTTTGCCGCAGCGGCGTCACTCCGGAAGCCGGGAAGTTCAACGTCCTGGCCGCCGCCGAAGAGAATGGCCATTTCCGCTTCCCTCACGATCTGAAGTCGGGGAAAACGGCGCCCGACGCAGTCGCCATACTCCGCAAGGCGCTGGTTGACGCCGAGGATGGCTCGGTGGTGATCTGCCAGGTCGGTTTTTCGACCAATCTCGCCAACCTTATCGATTCGCCAGCCGATGACATCAGCCCCTTGAGCGGCAAGGAGTTGGTCGAGAAGAAGGTGCGTCTTCTCTCGGTCATGGCCGCGGCTTTCACCGATATTCCGGATCACAAAACCGGCGAACCGAAACGTTACCGCGAATACAACGTCTTCAAAGACATCCCGTCGGCGCGCCGCTTGTTTTCCAACTGGCCGACGCCGATCCTCTGGAGCGGTTTTGAAATCGGCTTGAACCTTACCTATCCGTACGACAGCATTGTGCATGACTTCGACTATGTCGAGCATCACCCGGTCGCTGAGTCGTACAACCTCTATATCACGCCGCCGCACAACCGCCCGACATGGGATCTGACATCGGTATTGGTTGCAATTCGCCCGGAACATCGCTACTTCGATCTCTCTCCCGCCGGACGGGTCACCATTGAAGAGGATGGCTATTCGACCTTCGAACCGATGGAAAACGGCCGCGATCGCTACCTGATTTTGCGAGACGACCAGAAGGCTCGCGCGACCGAAGCGCTGACGCTCCTCTCGAGCGAACCGCCGCATAACGCGACCAGCCCCTCCTCGGACAAGAGATAG